A window from Opitutia bacterium ISCC 52 encodes these proteins:
- a CDS encoding cobalamin biosynthesis protein CbiX yields MIFLVDNGSVRADAYRNLRSIASHLSGSINKLVTPAPLLHADKIPEKDLINEKVTLLESAIKEAYSFGERSFEILPLFFGPSGALTDYLPRRLHSLRKHCPNMKVRILNPLYVSSENGGISLASILKERVVNIQKKHGLKTFNVVLVDHGSPRQEVTKVRNVVAQLLEQQFGEELNQLIAASMERRPGKQYAFNEPLLEQALKSLGDPSHPIILAPMFFSPGRHAGPDGDIAAICLTSALENPALRIHKTELIGSHPLLIEILANRWREREQLPWLDL; encoded by the coding sequence ATGATCTTTCTTGTCGACAACGGTTCAGTCCGGGCAGATGCCTATCGAAATCTGCGCTCCATTGCATCCCATTTGTCGGGATCTATCAATAAGCTGGTGACACCTGCGCCACTCTTACACGCAGACAAGATTCCTGAAAAGGATCTTATAAATGAAAAAGTTACTTTGCTAGAATCAGCAATCAAGGAAGCTTACTCGTTTGGGGAAAGATCATTTGAGATCCTACCTCTTTTCTTCGGGCCCTCGGGTGCCCTTACGGACTACTTGCCTCGCCGCCTTCACAGCCTCCGGAAGCATTGTCCTAATATGAAAGTACGGATTCTGAATCCCTTGTATGTGTCTTCCGAAAATGGGGGTATAAGCCTGGCTTCCATCCTCAAAGAAAGGGTCGTAAACATTCAAAAGAAGCATGGGCTCAAAACCTTTAACGTCGTCCTGGTGGATCATGGCAGCCCTCGGCAGGAGGTTACGAAAGTTCGAAATGTTGTGGCTCAACTTCTAGAGCAACAGTTTGGCGAAGAACTTAATCAGCTTATCGCTGCCTCTATGGAACGTAGACCAGGCAAGCAGTATGCCTTTAATGAACCATTGCTGGAACAAGCTTTGAAATCATTGGGTGACCCATCTCATCCAATCATTCTGGCACCAATGTTTTTTTCTCCAGGGCGCCATGCAGGGCCCGATGGAGACATTGCCGCTATTTGCCTGACTAGTGCTTTAGAAAACCCGGCACTCCGAATCCATAAAACGGAATTGATTGGATCTCATCCCTTATTAATTGAGATACTAGCGAATCGATGGAGGGAACGCGAACAACTGCCTTGGCTGGATCTTTAG
- a CDS encoding response regulator transcription factor, with product MKRVVVIEDHTAVRQMICQLVESIPEFSMVGDAGDGQDAYTLCLEQKPDLVILDIMLPGLNGIEVLKRFSRHLRKTRVLVFSGYKNENLLKSCMLSGAHGFVEKSATLDALKDAMNIVSDGGTCFGEDNTRILEQALEEANSRRGNDVLTARERETLQLIAEGLSTRQIAEKMSISVKTAENHRTNMMRKLDLHNAAALTRYAVDMGMVENTPVFD from the coding sequence ATGAAACGAGTAGTAGTTATCGAAGACCACACAGCAGTGCGGCAAATGATTTGTCAGCTAGTAGAGTCCATTCCCGAATTTAGTATGGTTGGTGATGCTGGAGACGGGCAAGATGCCTATACTCTCTGCCTGGAGCAAAAACCTGATCTAGTCATACTAGATATCATGCTCCCCGGATTGAACGGTATCGAAGTGCTTAAGCGCTTTAGTCGTCACCTGCGCAAAACACGGGTATTAGTATTTAGCGGTTACAAGAATGAAAATCTTTTGAAGAGCTGCATGCTCTCCGGAGCTCATGGATTTGTCGAAAAGTCCGCCACCTTAGATGCCTTGAAGGATGCCATGAATATTGTATCAGATGGCGGCACCTGCTTTGGCGAAGACAATACACGTATCCTTGAGCAAGCATTGGAGGAAGCAAACTCTCGGCGAGGAAATGATGTTCTTACTGCGCGTGAGAGAGAAACGCTTCAGCTGATTGCAGAGGGACTCAGCACTCGGCAGATTGCTGAAAAGATGAGCATCAGTGTTAAAACAGCTGAGAATCACCGAACCAATATGATGCGTAAACTAGACCTTCATAATGCTGCTGCACTTACGCGATATGCAGTAGACATGGGAATGGTCGAAAATACGCCTGTCTTTGACTAA
- a CDS encoding MFS transporter has translation MSETNENPSIIRAWLFTFACIGFLMVIWLIDACLAALLPEIARIYEGVSIVQGAQLVTVYNLGFIVSTFFFGPLGDVLKRYKLIITAACFFAVACVGFAIFKNFSAALVFRLAAGFCGGMLTVNLWSGLIHEVPKEHFSTAIGLMAGTRAYSLVLGLPLVMELVDWIGWTSTFLMLGLIILLPLLLYSFTSRKPSPKQQGGSLNPLHHYYATLRLPGILCGLIGFFLIRMAGGTVFVFTSLWLFETYGLDTSQRAILILVFGIGEILGSWASVPILAKMGPPKTFYLGITGTFFFLAFLVFTPLPLWGIGASLLMLSLSDRCFGMAFWRVYLPQDRIRTGTLSSMGNIAFAGSIAAITGIGTPILKIVGWEIAATMALMILIIGSQILRFSLFTPERLAKAEDGW, from the coding sequence ATGAGCGAAACGAACGAAAACCCAAGCATTATAAGAGCATGGCTATTTACATTCGCTTGTATTGGTTTTCTCATGGTCATTTGGCTGATCGATGCATGTCTTGCTGCGTTGCTTCCTGAAATCGCTAGGATTTACGAAGGAGTTAGTATAGTTCAGGGAGCTCAACTGGTAACTGTCTACAACCTGGGGTTCATAGTTAGTACATTCTTCTTCGGTCCTCTAGGTGATGTGCTCAAACGTTATAAATTAATTATCACCGCTGCATGTTTTTTTGCTGTGGCCTGCGTAGGATTCGCCATCTTCAAAAACTTCTCTGCAGCCTTGGTATTTCGATTGGCTGCAGGTTTTTGTGGAGGAATGTTAACCGTCAATTTATGGTCAGGACTCATCCATGAAGTTCCTAAAGAACACTTTAGTACCGCAATTGGATTAATGGCCGGTACCAGAGCCTACAGTCTGGTGCTTGGGTTACCTCTAGTTATGGAGCTAGTGGATTGGATCGGTTGGACTTCTACCTTCCTCATGCTGGGATTGATCATCTTACTCCCTCTTCTTTTATATTCATTCACTTCACGCAAACCATCCCCTAAACAACAGGGAGGTTCACTTAATCCCCTACATCACTATTACGCTACTCTGAGGCTTCCGGGAATATTGTGTGGTCTCATTGGCTTTTTCTTAATCAGGATGGCGGGAGGGACTGTGTTTGTATTTACCAGTCTTTGGCTCTTTGAAACTTATGGTTTAGATACCTCTCAACGCGCCATTCTGATTTTAGTATTTGGTATCGGTGAGATTTTGGGAAGTTGGGCAAGCGTGCCTATTCTTGCTAAAATGGGGCCACCAAAAACGTTTTACCTGGGGATTACCGGAACCTTTTTCTTTTTGGCATTTCTCGTTTTCACACCACTACCTCTATGGGGCATTGGAGCTTCATTACTGATGCTGAGCCTTTCGGATCGTTGTTTTGGCATGGCCTTCTGGCGAGTATACCTCCCCCAGGATCGCATAAGAACCGGAACACTCTCGTCGATGGGGAATATTGCTTTCGCGGGTTCGATTGCTGCAATTACGGGAATTGGCACTCCCATCCTCAAAATCGTCGGCTGGGAAATAGCCGCAACAATGGCGCTTATGATACTCATTATCGGGTCTCAAATATTACGTTTTTCTCTATTCACACCTGAACGGCTTGCCAAAGCAGAAGATGGATGGTAA
- a CDS encoding sigma-70 family RNA polymerase sigma factor, translating into MTNKAQEVAIDRLLVEKFKNGDEDAFTEIVSRYWDRIYSRVHQLLKNKQDAEEVTQDAFVRAHRGLEKFRGDSAFSTWLFQIATNLAHNKYWYWFRRKRSESISLEQSLCDDGDFSMIDICPVEGQTPSEATVTQEFVDKVAENMKDLSEKHHEILVMRNVKNMSYDEIASELDLSIGTVKSRIARARMSLREKMGKDFQ; encoded by the coding sequence ATGACAAATAAAGCACAAGAAGTAGCCATTGACCGTTTACTCGTAGAAAAGTTTAAAAACGGCGATGAGGATGCATTTACTGAAATAGTATCTCGCTACTGGGATCGTATTTACTCCCGCGTCCACCAATTGCTTAAAAATAAGCAGGATGCCGAAGAAGTGACTCAGGATGCCTTTGTAAGGGCACATAGAGGTCTCGAGAAATTCCGTGGAGACAGTGCCTTCTCGACCTGGTTATTTCAAATCGCTACAAATTTAGCTCACAATAAATACTGGTACTGGTTTCGACGAAAACGGAGTGAATCCATCTCCCTGGAGCAGAGCCTATGCGATGACGGGGATTTTAGCATGATTGATATTTGTCCGGTTGAGGGGCAAACACCAAGCGAAGCAACGGTAACGCAAGAATTTGTTGATAAAGTTGCTGAAAATATGAAAGATCTTTCGGAAAAGCATCACGAAATACTGGTGATGAGAAACGTGAAGAATATGTCGTATGATGAAATAGCCTCCGAATTGGACCTATCTATTGGTACGGTTAAGAGTCGTATTGCTCGTGCTCGCATGAGTTTGCGCGAAAAAATGGGTAAAGATTTTCAATGA
- the ruvA gene encoding Holliday junction branch migration protein RuvA, with the protein MIASLKGKVIESHLLQVVIEAGGVGYEVNIPITTAEKLPPPGNQAKLYTYAVYRDDSQSLYGFVKREDREFFKLLVEKVSGVGPKMALTLFSKLSTKMLEAAIISGDTKLLSQCPGIGKKTAERLIIELRDKVGKGFGSTPASPSIPSSETAAIDDEGMTKFQDAIAALTALGYKTTEADKSINRAIAKLGPAATVEEIIKTALNS; encoded by the coding sequence ATGATCGCCTCCCTAAAAGGAAAAGTCATTGAAAGTCACCTTCTTCAAGTAGTGATTGAGGCAGGAGGTGTGGGCTATGAGGTCAATATTCCAATAACCACGGCCGAAAAACTGCCTCCCCCAGGTAATCAGGCTAAACTCTATACTTATGCAGTCTATCGTGATGATTCCCAATCCCTATACGGGTTCGTGAAACGCGAGGATAGAGAGTTTTTCAAGCTACTCGTCGAGAAAGTCTCAGGCGTGGGGCCAAAAATGGCACTCACACTATTTAGTAAACTCAGTACAAAAATGCTGGAAGCAGCCATAATCAGCGGCGATACAAAACTGCTTTCTCAATGCCCTGGCATAGGAAAAAAAACCGCCGAAAGGCTAATTATTGAATTGAGAGATAAAGTAGGGAAAGGCTTTGGCTCCACTCCCGCCTCACCCTCTATACCTTCTAGTGAAACAGCAGCCATTGACGATGAAGGTATGACCAAATTCCAGGACGCTATCGCTGCGCTCACTGCTTTGGGTTACAAAACTACCGAGGCTGACAAGTCAATTAATCGAGCCATTGCGAAATTGGGGCCAGCAGCTACGGTTGAGGAAATTATCAAGACGGCTTTAAATTCCTAA
- the dapB gene encoding 4-hydroxy-tetrahydrodipicolinate reductase: MSLKILIQGSLGRMGLALKQAAEERGHTIVAGIDLGDCVKDAITGADLAIDFSHHSATLELAKCAGQKGIPLIIGTTGHSEKEKTDITKALESTAAVWAGNYSLGVNLLFYLTQKASEILPNEYDVEVIEMHHRYKKDAPSGTAENLLERVKAASQRSDHELLHGREGIIGERTDREIGVHSMRGGDVVGDHTVVFSTLGERLELTHKASDRMIFARGAVHAGEWLVSQKPGIYHMQDVLGLK; this comes from the coding sequence ATGAGCTTAAAGATTCTAATCCAAGGGTCGCTTGGTCGTATGGGCCTGGCATTGAAGCAAGCAGCAGAGGAACGTGGACATACTATCGTTGCAGGAATTGATCTGGGGGATTGCGTTAAAGATGCCATCACCGGTGCAGATCTAGCTATCGATTTTAGTCACCACTCCGCCACGCTTGAATTAGCGAAATGCGCGGGGCAAAAAGGGATTCCTTTAATCATTGGTACGACAGGCCATAGCGAAAAAGAGAAAACCGATATTACTAAAGCTTTAGAATCGACCGCTGCTGTTTGGGCGGGAAACTATTCATTAGGCGTTAACCTGTTGTTCTATTTGACACAAAAAGCATCAGAAATCCTTCCTAACGAATACGATGTTGAGGTCATTGAAATGCATCATCGCTACAAAAAGGATGCACCGAGTGGTACTGCCGAGAACCTCTTAGAGAGAGTAAAAGCAGCTAGCCAACGGTCTGACCATGAATTGCTTCACGGCCGCGAAGGCATTATCGGTGAAAGAACCGATCGTGAAATAGGAGTTCACAGCATGCGCGGTGGAGATGTGGTAGGTGACCATACGGTTGTATTTTCAACTTTGGGAGAGCGACTTGAACTCACCCATAAAGCATCCGATCGTATGATTTTTGCGCGTGGCGCCGTCCACGCAGGAGAATGGTTAGTGTCTCAAAAGCCAGGTATTTACCACATGCAGGACGTTTTGGGACTGAAGTAA
- the dapA gene encoding 4-hydroxy-tetrahydrodipicolinate synthase has translation MSDNFYGVLTAMVTPFKEGEVDWEGLASFTEWQIQEGIQGLVPVGTTGESPTLNHEEHLQVVQRVVDKAANRVPVIAGTGSNSTREAVAMTKSAHEAGVDGMLVVTPYYNKPSQEGLFQYFRAIAEETDKPIVLYSIPGRCVIEIGIETLIRLREKYPHVNYIKEAGGKTERVCEIRQALGDDMTILSGDDSLTLPFMSVGAKGVISVASNLVPKPVVNMVRAAMENDMAGASALNEQLYSLFVNLFVEPNPVPVKTAMRDANLIDTADVRRPLCAISDANYQLISKTVKELEERLQG, from the coding sequence ATGTCTGATAATTTTTACGGCGTCCTTACGGCAATGGTCACCCCGTTTAAGGAGGGGGAAGTGGACTGGGAAGGATTGGCTTCGTTTACCGAATGGCAGATTCAGGAAGGAATTCAGGGCTTGGTACCAGTTGGAACAACGGGCGAATCCCCTACCCTCAATCATGAAGAGCATCTGCAAGTAGTTCAACGTGTGGTAGATAAAGCAGCTAACCGCGTCCCCGTGATCGCAGGAACGGGCTCGAATTCCACCCGGGAAGCGGTTGCCATGACTAAATCAGCCCATGAAGCAGGTGTAGACGGTATGTTGGTTGTGACCCCCTATTACAACAAACCCAGCCAGGAAGGGCTCTTCCAGTATTTTAGGGCCATTGCCGAGGAAACAGACAAGCCTATCGTTTTGTATTCAATTCCAGGCCGTTGTGTAATCGAAATCGGCATAGAGACATTGATCAGGCTTCGGGAGAAGTATCCCCATGTGAATTACATCAAAGAAGCGGGTGGAAAAACAGAAAGAGTATGCGAAATACGCCAAGCTCTGGGCGACGACATGACAATTCTTAGTGGTGATGATAGCTTAACTTTACCGTTCATGAGTGTAGGAGCCAAAGGTGTGATTTCCGTCGCCTCCAACTTGGTGCCCAAGCCAGTAGTAAATATGGTCAGAGCCGCTATGGAAAATGACATGGCTGGAGCATCTGCACTCAATGAACAATTATACTCTTTATTTGTTAATCTATTTGTTGAGCCAAATCCTGTTCCTGTAAAAACAGCGATGAGAGATGCGAACCTTATAGATACAGCAGATGTACGCCGTCCGTTATGCGCCATCAGCGATGCAAATTATCAGCTGATATCTAAGACCGTCAAAGAACTGGAAGAGAGATTACAGGGATGA
- the fabD gene encoding ACP S-malonyltransferase: METGLIFSGQGAQKVGMGKSLYESSPIAKSLYDQANEVLGYDFTQVCFEGPEEDLTKTDVCQPALYVHGLAVHALWKESNPSNRPVCALGLSLGELTALAAAGVYDFEVGLKIVAERGRLMQMACDQTNGGMASVLGGEREAVKQLAAEFDVDMANLNCPGQIVISGEASKIAQAVDALKDRGFKRVLPLTVAGAYHSRLMEPARAAFEAYLADIPFREPEISVYSNVDAATSDSPDVIKANLVKQVVSSVLWEDCMLNARSSSGVDSFIECGMGGVLKGLAKRIDHELVVTSFQDFSDFEQS; this comes from the coding sequence ATGGAAACAGGACTCATTTTTTCAGGGCAAGGCGCTCAAAAAGTAGGTATGGGCAAATCTCTTTACGAGAGCAGTCCCATTGCGAAATCACTCTACGATCAAGCAAACGAAGTGCTAGGCTACGACTTTACGCAGGTCTGCTTCGAAGGACCGGAAGAAGATTTGACCAAGACAGACGTCTGTCAGCCTGCTTTGTATGTCCATGGATTAGCAGTCCATGCTCTTTGGAAAGAATCCAATCCTAGCAACCGACCCGTGTGTGCGTTGGGTCTAAGTCTGGGTGAATTGACTGCATTGGCAGCAGCTGGAGTTTACGACTTTGAAGTCGGCTTGAAGATAGTAGCTGAAAGAGGGCGACTCATGCAAATGGCCTGTGATCAGACCAATGGAGGCATGGCTAGTGTGCTAGGTGGTGAGAGAGAAGCCGTAAAGCAACTTGCAGCTGAATTCGACGTCGATATGGCCAATTTGAACTGTCCTGGCCAAATCGTGATTTCTGGAGAAGCTTCAAAAATAGCACAAGCTGTTGATGCCTTGAAGGATAGGGGTTTTAAACGCGTTCTTCCTCTAACGGTCGCGGGTGCGTATCACAGTCGTTTAATGGAGCCAGCTCGAGCAGCTTTTGAAGCCTATTTGGCTGATATCCCTTTTCGTGAACCCGAAATATCTGTGTATTCAAATGTTGATGCTGCAACAAGTGACTCTCCGGATGTCATTAAAGCCAATCTTGTTAAGCAGGTCGTTTCATCCGTGCTGTGGGAAGACTGTATGCTGAATGCTCGTTCTTCTTCAGGAGTGGATTCTTTTATTGAATGCGGAATGGGTGGGGTGCTCAAAGGTCTCGCCAAGCGTATTGACCATGAATTGGTGGTGACTTCTTTTCAGGATTTCTCTGATTTCGAGCAATCCTGA
- the lepA gene encoding translation elongation factor 4 — protein MPPLSDIRNFCIIAHVDHGKTTLSDRLLEHTETVVQREMKDQLLDSMDLERERGITIKSHPVSMIYKSTRGKEYRFNLIDTPGHVDFSYEVSRSLAAAEGALLLIDAAQGVEAQTVANAHLALSQDLAIIPVINKIDLPGADLDLCLHQLEEILAIPSEEAVLASAKEGIGIEEILEAVVDRVPPPRLADYPQTRTLVFDSVYDSYKGVICYVRMFSGTLKRGDKIQMMSDEVRAEVKEVGIFTPQMKDVDEITAGNSGYVVTNIKAVSDIKIGDTITLEKDPAKEMLPGYQEVRPMVYSGIYPIDTSDYQKLKTGMGKLRLNDAAFTYQAESSVALGYGFRCGFLGLLHMEIVQERIRREYNLDIIATYPSVVYKLKTTDHQFLEVDNPVNLPDPETIDYMEEPMIEATIHIPSEFIGDILALVMDKRGLCEHTETLDEARLMLTCRLPLNEVLVDFNDKLKSITKGYGSMDYEFTDYQRSKLVKLDILVNGEPVDAFSSIVHIDKAPSKGRELCKKLKEILPRQMFKIPVQASIGGKVVARETLSAFRKDVTAKCYGGDITRKKKLLEKQKEGKKRMKQIGKVSIPQEAFIDILKNSN, from the coding sequence ATGCCGCCACTTTCTGACATCCGCAATTTTTGCATTATCGCCCATGTTGATCATGGGAAAACTACACTGTCTGATCGATTGCTCGAACATACCGAAACCGTTGTGCAGCGCGAGATGAAGGATCAGTTATTGGATTCAATGGATCTCGAACGGGAGAGGGGGATTACGATCAAATCACATCCTGTGAGTATGATCTACAAGTCCACGAGAGGTAAAGAATACCGATTTAACCTCATTGATACTCCGGGGCATGTTGATTTTTCTTATGAAGTATCTAGAAGTCTTGCAGCTGCAGAAGGCGCTTTGCTGCTTATTGATGCTGCACAAGGCGTAGAAGCTCAAACGGTTGCAAATGCTCATCTGGCTCTGTCTCAGGATTTGGCGATCATCCCGGTTATCAACAAAATCGATTTGCCGGGCGCTGATTTGGACCTCTGTTTACATCAACTGGAGGAAATCCTGGCTATACCTTCTGAAGAAGCGGTTTTAGCGAGTGCCAAAGAGGGGATTGGAATTGAAGAAATCCTGGAAGCTGTAGTGGATAGAGTTCCTCCACCTAGATTAGCAGATTACCCGCAAACACGTACCCTTGTTTTTGATTCAGTTTATGACTCCTATAAGGGAGTGATCTGCTACGTAAGAATGTTTTCCGGAACTTTGAAGCGCGGCGACAAGATACAGATGATGAGCGATGAGGTAAGAGCGGAAGTCAAAGAGGTTGGCATCTTTACGCCTCAGATGAAAGACGTGGATGAAATTACAGCGGGGAACTCCGGTTATGTTGTGACGAACATCAAAGCGGTGTCCGATATTAAGATTGGTGACACCATCACTTTGGAAAAGGATCCCGCCAAAGAAATGCTTCCTGGCTATCAAGAAGTGCGCCCCATGGTCTATAGTGGTATTTACCCAATTGATACTTCCGATTACCAAAAACTAAAAACAGGTATGGGCAAGTTGCGGCTGAATGACGCCGCGTTTACCTATCAGGCAGAGAGCTCAGTTGCTTTAGGATATGGGTTTCGTTGCGGATTTCTCGGATTACTTCATATGGAAATTGTCCAGGAACGTATCCGCCGTGAGTACAATTTAGACATCATAGCCACGTATCCAAGTGTTGTATACAAATTAAAGACTACGGATCATCAATTCCTGGAAGTCGACAATCCGGTAAATCTTCCAGATCCAGAGACGATTGACTATATGGAAGAACCTATGATCGAGGCTACGATCCATATACCCAGTGAGTTCATTGGGGACATTTTGGCTTTGGTCATGGATAAGCGCGGACTATGCGAGCATACGGAAACGCTAGATGAGGCTCGGCTAATGTTGACCTGCAGGCTGCCGCTCAACGAAGTATTGGTCGATTTCAACGACAAGCTTAAGAGTATCACAAAGGGGTACGGCTCAATGGATTATGAGTTCACCGACTATCAGCGATCAAAATTAGTGAAGCTAGATATTCTTGTTAACGGGGAACCTGTTGATGCCTTTTCGTCCATTGTTCATATAGATAAGGCGCCGAGTAAGGGGCGAGAACTGTGCAAGAAGTTGAAAGAAATTCTACCTCGCCAAATGTTTAAGATTCCCGTCCAGGCGAGCATTGGCGGTAAGGTAGTCGCACGGGAAACCTTAAGCGCATTTCGAAAGGATGTGACCGCCAAATGTTATGGAGGAGACATTACGCGAAAAAAGAAACTCCTAGAGAAGCAGAAAGAAGGAAAAAAGCGGATGAAACAGATCGGCAAAGTTTCCATCCCGCAAGAGGCATTCATTGATATCCTCAAAAATTCAAATTAA
- the lepB gene encoding signal peptidase I: protein MNAFFKKKNHKKLREQAENWLRLAEKVYHFRKDIISAENMKDLHDTSSILNKALKKKGDEDWGKVRLASEELESVLKRKEVGGYFYPQSFWAENAEMFLVAAIVALAIRTFFLQPFKIPTNSMFPSYNGMTHEVYEDGSSPSSAGNLLRFLSWGTLRRDVVAPDSGEVLVPVRSFERVPGRKFFLFPTTLNEFTIRVGEEETTFTVPGEFYPYEAFKDAYFPEDDREWSELLQDPKIQSKIVRIRGRLFLRTGREVKQGKSALSFAIHTGDALFVDRISYHFKRPDVGEAVVFKTENIPTIEKPDKYYIKRLVGVPGDELQVKAPKLYRNGELITGASAFEKNATQEEKYPGYSYRGLSRQHYLNNPNTTVTIPEDYFFAMGDNSPHSSDSRYWGFVPKREMVGKAMFIYYPFTHRWGIAK, encoded by the coding sequence GTGAACGCATTTTTTAAAAAGAAGAATCATAAGAAGCTCAGGGAACAGGCAGAAAACTGGCTCCGCTTAGCAGAAAAAGTCTATCACTTCAGGAAAGACATTATTTCTGCGGAAAACATGAAAGATCTTCATGATACATCCTCGATCCTTAATAAGGCGTTAAAGAAAAAAGGGGATGAAGACTGGGGGAAAGTTCGTTTGGCTTCCGAAGAGCTGGAATCTGTACTCAAACGAAAAGAAGTAGGCGGCTATTTTTATCCACAAAGTTTTTGGGCAGAGAATGCCGAAATGTTCCTTGTAGCCGCTATTGTGGCTTTAGCTATACGAACCTTTTTTCTTCAACCTTTTAAGATCCCAACCAATTCCATGTTTCCTTCTTACAATGGAATGACTCATGAGGTTTACGAAGATGGATCTTCGCCCAGTAGCGCTGGAAACCTATTGCGCTTTTTATCCTGGGGCACACTTAGGAGAGATGTCGTAGCTCCAGATTCAGGAGAAGTCTTGGTGCCGGTCCGCAGTTTTGAGAGAGTTCCTGGTAGAAAATTCTTTTTGTTTCCAACGACTTTAAATGAATTCACAATTCGTGTAGGTGAAGAAGAGACGACCTTTACAGTTCCTGGAGAATTTTATCCATACGAAGCATTCAAGGATGCTTATTTTCCTGAAGATGATCGTGAATGGAGCGAATTGCTTCAGGATCCGAAAATACAGTCCAAAATTGTTAGGATTCGTGGAAGATTGTTTCTCCGCACAGGAAGAGAAGTTAAACAAGGAAAGTCGGCGCTGTCATTTGCAATTCATACCGGAGATGCGTTATTCGTAGATCGAATCTCATATCACTTCAAAAGACCTGACGTTGGCGAAGCGGTTGTTTTTAAAACGGAGAATATTCCTACGATTGAAAAACCAGATAAATATTACATCAAACGCCTGGTTGGAGTTCCTGGGGACGAGCTGCAAGTTAAAGCACCAAAACTATACAGAAATGGTGAATTGATAACTGGGGCTTCTGCATTTGAAAAGAATGCTACTCAGGAAGAAAAGTATCCTGGTTACTCATACAGAGGATTGAGTAGACAACATTATTTGAATAATCCTAATACAACTGTGACCATTCCAGAAGATTATTTCTTCGCTATGGGTGATAATTCACCGCACAGTTCTGATAGTCGTTACTGGGGGTTCGTTCCAAAAAGAGAAATGGTCGGCAAAGCGATGTTCATCTATTATCCCTTCACGCATCGCTGGGGTATCGCCAAATAG